Below is a genomic region from Candidatus Zixiibacteriota bacterium.
TCACTGATCACTATTCACTAATCACTGCATTTAAATACCCCTGACCCGACTTGAACGGGTGCTCGCGGCTCCGGAGGCCGCTGCTCTATCCAACTGAGCTACAGGGGCAGAAAAACAAGTCTATAGGCCAAAGGCTGTAGTCTAAGGGATTTAAGCTACCTGCTCCTTGCTACAAGCTCCAGGCTTTATTTCAAAAAAACGATTTCTCCCTGCATCTTTCCTTCTTCCAGATGGAGTGTCCCGTAACTTCCCCCTACGGGGGAGATATTTCCAGATAAGCTTCCTGGATTGAAAAAAAGAGTACCACCTTTTTTCAAATTACAGGGAGAATGAGTATGACCAAAGATGATTAAATCAACATTCTCGATGAATTCTCCTCTGATTCTTTGATTTAAATCTGAAGGAGAGCCAAAACCGTGGATCAATCCAATTTTAAACCCTGAGAGCTCAAATAACTTTTTTGAAGGCAGAACCTCTTTTATTTGCGGACAATCCATATTACCGCACACCGCATAAAGAGTAGCCACTCCTTCAAGTTCCCGGTAGACTTTTAACTCAGTGAAGTCTCCAGCGTGAATTATCAGGTCATCATCTTTGACCTTTTCAATAAACTCAGGAGGAATTCTGGACGTTCTTTTCGGTATATGGGTATCCGAGATAACATAAATCATTATCTGAGTTTCTTTTTATGGCGATCCCTTCTTAGTCTTTTTTTCCTCTTGTGGGTTTTGATCTTCTGCCTTTTCCTTTTCCTTCCGCTGGGCAATT
It encodes:
- a CDS encoding metallophosphatase family protein, whose product is MIYVISDTHIPKRTSRIPPEFIEKVKDDDLIIHAGDFTELKVYRELEGVATLYAVCGNMDCPQIKEVLPSKKLFELSGFKIGLIHGFGSPSDLNQRIRGEFIENVDLIIFGHTHSPCNLKKGGTLFFNPGSLSGNISPVGGSYGTLHLEEGKMQGEIVFLK